From a region of the Scyliorhinus torazame isolate Kashiwa2021f chromosome 15, sScyTor2.1, whole genome shotgun sequence genome:
- the LOC140391640 gene encoding testis-expressed protein 30-like isoform X4, translating into MMEQVRVPLFCTGKVLPAELDIMTMQEVQLKIPFGEKILNAIYTVPNVPFTQGVILTHGAGGDMNFHQLVSMTKFLASNGILCLRFTCKGLNLDYRIRAYRAVMEYLKTSKDYGVKSWFLGGRSMGSRAAASIVKESHDEELVKGLICLSFPLHPPKQQSTLRSEELLLVHHPVLLISGSADDMCEKGLLESTLNQMPVAVKVHWVEGASHGMEVKGRAKEDIMAEINTEVLSWIREFLQ; encoded by the exons ATGATGGAGCAAGTTCGTGTGCCGCTATTTTGCACGGGCAAGGTCCTCCCAGCAGAGCTGGATATAATGACAATGCAGGAG GTTCAATTAAAAATACCATTTGGGGAAAAAATTCTGAATGCAATCTATACAGTACCAAATGTTCCTTTCACACAAGGAGTAATCCTCACGCATGGTGCAGGTGGAGACATGAACTTCCATCAGCTCGTATCCATGACAAAATTCCTTGCATCTAATGGAATCCTATGTCTTAGATTCACGTGCAAAGGCCTCAACTTAGACTACAGAATTAGAGCTTACAGGGCAGTGATG GAATACCTAAAAACATCAAAGGACTATGGAGTAAAAAGCTGGTTTCTAGGGG GTCGATCTATGGGATCTAGAGCTGCTGCCTCTATCGTCAAGGAAAGCCACGATGAAGAGCTTGTGAAAGGTCTTATTTGTCTGTCATTTCCACTACACCCACCAAAGCAGCAGAGTACGCTTCGCTCAGAGGAACTGCTTCTTGTGCACCACCCGGTCCTTCTGATTTCCGGATCAGCAGATGACATGTGTGAGAAG GGCTTATTGGAAAGCACATTGAACCAAATGCCAGTGGCTGTCAAAGTACATTGGGTAGAAGGAGCTAGCCATGGAATGGAAGTTAAAGGAAGAGCAAAAGAAGACATCATGGCTGAGATTAATACCGAGGTCCTTTCATGGATTAGAGAATTCCTTCAATAA
- the LOC140391640 gene encoding testis-expressed protein 30-like isoform X3 yields MMEQVRVPLFCTGKVLPAELDIMTMQEVKHLASVETVQLKIPFGEKILNAIYTVPNVPFTQGVILTHGAGGDMNFHQLVSMTKFLASNGILCLRFTCKGLNLDYRIRAYRAVMEYLKTSKDYGVKSWFLGGRSMGSRAAASIVKESHDEELVKGLICLSFPLHPPKQQSTLRSEELLLVHHPVLLISGSADDMCEKGLLESTLNQMPVAVKVHWVEGASHGMEVKGRAKEDIMAEINTEVLSWIREFLQ; encoded by the exons ATGATGGAGCAAGTTCGTGTGCCGCTATTTTGCACGGGCAAGGTCCTCCCAGCAGAGCTGGATATAATGACAATGCAGGAGGTAAAACATTTGGCCTCAGTGGAAACG GTTCAATTAAAAATACCATTTGGGGAAAAAATTCTGAATGCAATCTATACAGTACCAAATGTTCCTTTCACACAAGGAGTAATCCTCACGCATGGTGCAGGTGGAGACATGAACTTCCATCAGCTCGTATCCATGACAAAATTCCTTGCATCTAATGGAATCCTATGTCTTAGATTCACGTGCAAAGGCCTCAACTTAGACTACAGAATTAGAGCTTACAGGGCAGTGATG GAATACCTAAAAACATCAAAGGACTATGGAGTAAAAAGCTGGTTTCTAGGGG GTCGATCTATGGGATCTAGAGCTGCTGCCTCTATCGTCAAGGAAAGCCACGATGAAGAGCTTGTGAAAGGTCTTATTTGTCTGTCATTTCCACTACACCCACCAAAGCAGCAGAGTACGCTTCGCTCAGAGGAACTGCTTCTTGTGCACCACCCGGTCCTTCTGATTTCCGGATCAGCAGATGACATGTGTGAGAAG GGCTTATTGGAAAGCACATTGAACCAAATGCCAGTGGCTGTCAAAGTACATTGGGTAGAAGGAGCTAGCCATGGAATGGAAGTTAAAGGAAGAGCAAAAGAAGACATCATGGCTGAGATTAATACCGAGGTCCTTTCATGGATTAGAGAATTCCTTCAATAA